A genomic region of Pararge aegeria chromosome 11, ilParAegt1.1, whole genome shotgun sequence contains the following coding sequences:
- the LOC120627515 gene encoding POU domain, class 2, transcription factor 3-like: protein MVLSACVRASAQTFCASYQESGDLIKSPSPPPSHDGSASGEGEASGDERGSPGEHVRARAAHPAASAASAAACVCVCPQSAAGAGSALAQLQHLLLTQHGAHSLLLHTQVQQAVAQAAAQQLQQLQARAQPPSDARSPSPRGSPPGAAAFLTPHTPGPGRARSPHTHAHTHAHAHAHAPHAPLAGHSPLHAHAHKPRALDPADDTADLEELEHFAKTFKQRRIKLGFTQGDVGLAMGKLYGNDFSQTTISRFEALNLSFKNMCKLKPLLQKWLEDADSSLSGGGAAGGGGAALAEAVGRRRKKRTSIESGVRVALEKAFLRNPKPTSEEIAALADSLCMEKEVVRVWFCNRRQKEKRINPPAGDGAASPGALAHPLHAHPLHALPHHAHAHAHAHALGGGAHAHAHAHPHAQLHALQAAALQPLALLARAPRD, encoded by the exons AAGAGTCGGGCGACCTGATCAAGTCTCCATCGCCGCCGCCCAGCCACG ACGGCTCGGCGAGCGGCGAGGGCGAGGCGAGCGGCGACGAGCGCGGCTCCCCGGGCGAGCACGTGCGAGCGCGCGCCGCGCACCCCGCCGCCAGCGCCGCCTCGGCCGCCGC gtgtgtgtgtgtgtgtccgcagagcgcggcgggcgcgggcaGCGCGCTGGCGCAGCTGCAGCACCTGCTGCTCACGCAGCACGGCGCGCACTCGCTGCTGCTGCACACGCAG GTGCAGCAGGCCGTGGCGCAGGCGGCGGCGCAACAGCTGCAGCAGCTACAGGCGCGCGCGCAGCCTCCCAGCG ATGCGCGCTCGCCGTCGCCGCGCGGCAGCCCGCCGGGCGCGGCCGCCTTCCTCACGCCGCACACTCCGGGCCCGGGCCGCGCGCGCTCGCcgcacacacacgcgcacacacacgcgcacgcgCACGCGCACGCGCCGCACGCGCCGCTCGCCGGCCACTCGCCGCTGCACGCGCACGCGCACAAGCCGCGCGCGCTCGACCCCGCCGATGACACGGCCGACCTCGAGGAGTTGGAGCACTTCGCCAAGACCTTCAAGCAGCGCCGCATCAAGCTCG GCTTCACGCAGGGCGACGTGGGGCTGGCCATGGGCAAGCTGTACGGCAACGACTTCTCGCAGACCACTATCTCGCGCTTCGAGGCGCTCAACCTCAGCTTCAAGAACATGTGCAAGCTCAAGCCGCTGCTGCAGAAGTGGCTGGAGGACGCCGACTCGTCGCtgagcggcggcggcgcggccggcggcggcggcgcggcgctggCCGAGGCGGTGGGCCGGCGCCGCAAGAAGCGCACCAGCATCGAGAGCGGCGTGCGCGTCGCGCTCGAGAAGGCCTTCCTGCGCAACCCCAAGCCCACCAGCGAGGAGATCGCCGCGCTGGCCGACTCGCTGTGCATGGAGAAGGAGGTGGTGCGCGTGTGGTTCTGCAACCGCCGCCAGAAG GAGAAGCGCATCAACCCGCCCGCGGGCGACGGCGCGGCGTCGCCGGGCGCGCTGGCGCACCCGCTGCACGCGCACCCGCTGCACGCGCTGCCGCACCACGCGCACGCGCACGCGCACGCGCACGCGCTCGGCGGCGGCGCACACGCGCACGCGCACGCGCACCCGCACGCGCAGCTGCACGCGCTGCAGGCCGCGGCGCTGCAGCCGCTGGCGCTGCTGGCGCGCGCGCCGCGCGACTGA